From a region of the Nocardioides ginsengisegetis genome:
- a CDS encoding cobyric acid synthase encodes MSGILVAGTTSDAGKSIVTTGLCRAFARRGVRVAPFKAQNMSNNSMVTAGHAGGAEIGRAQWVQALAARAEPEAAMNPVLLKPGSDRRSHVVVMGRPAGEVSARDFVDGRRHLARAAYDAFDDLSSRYDVVVAEGAGSPAEINLRSSDYVNMGLARHAGLATVVVGDIDRGGVFAAMFGTVALLEPADQALVAGFVVNKFRGDVSLLTPGLDELTSLTGRPVHGVLPWHPGLWLDSEDALDLDGRRSSPDPAVRRVAVVRLPRISNFTDVDALGLEPGLDVVFVSDPRGLSDADLVVLPGTRATIADLAWLRSRGLDRAITEHAAAGRPVLGICGGCQMLGRTIADPAGVEGEAGAEVEGLGLLELRTEFTPEKVLRLHGSAGYEIHHGRVTGEHRAGGVLGTMVHGSLEDDATRAAFLADALGVASAASFPAARERRLDLLGDLVEEHLDVDALLSLARSGAPAGLPVLPPGASR; translated from the coding sequence GTGAGCGGGATCCTCGTCGCCGGCACCACGTCCGACGCAGGCAAGAGCATCGTCACGACCGGGCTGTGCCGGGCGTTCGCGCGCCGGGGCGTGCGGGTCGCGCCGTTCAAGGCGCAGAACATGTCCAACAACTCGATGGTGACCGCGGGTCATGCGGGGGGTGCCGAGATCGGCCGCGCCCAGTGGGTGCAGGCGCTCGCCGCCCGGGCCGAGCCCGAGGCCGCGATGAACCCGGTCCTGCTCAAGCCCGGCAGCGACCGGCGCTCGCACGTCGTCGTGATGGGCCGGCCCGCCGGCGAGGTGTCCGCCCGCGACTTCGTCGACGGGCGCCGTCACCTGGCGCGTGCGGCGTACGACGCCTTCGACGACCTTTCGTCCCGCTACGACGTCGTCGTGGCCGAAGGCGCGGGGAGCCCGGCCGAGATCAACCTGCGGTCCAGCGACTACGTCAACATGGGGCTGGCCCGCCATGCCGGGCTGGCGACCGTCGTGGTCGGCGACATCGACCGCGGCGGGGTGTTCGCGGCGATGTTCGGCACGGTCGCGCTGCTCGAGCCGGCCGACCAGGCGCTGGTCGCGGGCTTCGTGGTCAACAAGTTCCGCGGCGACGTCTCGCTGCTGACGCCGGGGCTCGACGAGCTCACGTCGCTGACGGGTCGGCCCGTCCACGGCGTGCTGCCGTGGCACCCCGGCCTGTGGCTGGACAGCGAGGACGCGCTCGACCTCGACGGCCGCCGGTCCTCGCCGGACCCCGCCGTCCGCCGCGTCGCGGTGGTGCGGCTGCCCCGGATCAGCAACTTCACCGACGTCGACGCGCTCGGGCTCGAGCCGGGCCTCGACGTGGTCTTCGTGTCCGACCCGCGCGGGCTCTCCGACGCCGACCTCGTGGTGCTGCCCGGGACGCGCGCGACGATCGCCGACCTGGCCTGGCTGCGCTCGCGCGGCCTCGACCGGGCGATCACGGAGCACGCCGCGGCCGGGCGCCCGGTGCTCGGGATCTGCGGCGGCTGCCAGATGCTGGGCCGGACGATCGCGGACCCGGCCGGGGTCGAGGGCGAGGCGGGGGCCGAGGTCGAGGGGCTCGGGCTGCTGGAGCTCCGGACCGAGTTCACACCCGAGAAGGTGCTGCGGCTGCACGGGTCCGCGGGCTACGAGATCCACCACGGCCGGGTCACTGGTGAGCACCGGGCCGGCGGGGTGCTCGGCACGATGGTGCACGGCAGCCTCGAGGACGACGCCACCCGCGCGGCGTTCCTCGCCGACGCGCTCGGCGTGGCCTCGGCCGCGTCGTTCCCGGCTGCCCGCGAGCGCCGGCTCGACCTGCTCGGCGACCTCGTCGAGGAGCACCTCGACGTCGACGCGCTCCTCTCCCTGGCCCGGTCCGGTGCCCCGGCCGGGCTGCCGGTGCTGCCGCCCGGGGCGTCGCGATGA
- the cobF gene encoding precorrin-6A synthase (deacetylating), with translation MTRLFVIGVGMGPQHVTREGAEALRSVDVVLAFRKSEDDPLLEARAAICREYGNPPVVVVADPPRDRADPEDYPAAVRDWHAARVAACRAALTEHPGDVAMLVWGDPALYDSTLRLAAELPVEVAVVPGISAPQLLAARHGIVLHEVGGPLHVTTGRRLREAVEQGQDNIVVMLNRALELDGLEDWSIWWGANLGTPHEALVAGRVGDVLPAIEEARTRVKDAAGWVMDIHLLRREASG, from the coding sequence ATGACGCGGCTGTTCGTCATCGGGGTCGGCATGGGCCCGCAGCACGTCACGCGCGAGGGAGCCGAGGCCCTGCGGTCGGTGGACGTCGTCCTGGCGTTCCGGAAGTCGGAGGACGATCCCCTGCTCGAGGCGCGCGCGGCGATCTGCCGGGAGTACGGCAATCCGCCGGTCGTCGTGGTCGCGGACCCGCCCCGTGACCGCGCGGACCCGGAGGACTACCCGGCCGCCGTGCGCGACTGGCACGCGGCTCGGGTCGCCGCCTGCCGCGCGGCGCTCACGGAGCACCCCGGCGACGTCGCGATGCTCGTGTGGGGCGACCCGGCGCTCTACGACTCCACCTTGCGGCTGGCCGCTGAGCTGCCCGTGGAGGTCGCCGTGGTCCCCGGCATCAGCGCGCCGCAGCTGCTCGCGGCCCGGCACGGCATCGTCCTGCACGAGGTCGGCGGCCCGCTGCACGTGACCACCGGCCGCCGGCTCCGCGAGGCGGTCGAGCAGGGCCAGGACAACATCGTCGTCATGCTCAACCGGGCCCTCGAGCTCGACGGCCTCGAGGACTGGTCGATCTGGTGGGGCGCCAACCTCGGCACGCCGCACGAGGCGCTGGTGGCGGGACGCGTCGGCGACGTGCTCCCCGCGATCGAGGAGGCCCGGACTCGCGTCAAGGACGCCGCCGGCTGGGTCATGGACATCCACCTCCTGCGGCGGGAGGCCAGCGGGTGA
- a CDS encoding cobalamin biosynthesis protein has protein sequence MSGRAAGLLLGFTADRVLGDPARWHPVAGFGRVATALEHLSYVDRRTAGVAHVAVLVGGAAALGALAERGPSVLGTAVATWAVLGGTSLDREAGAVGRLLAQDRLADARVQVARLVGRDTSVLDEAGVARAAIESLAENTSDAVVAPLVLGAVAGVPGLLAYRAANTLDAMVGHRNERYERYGWAAARLDDALNLPGARLTALLAAALAPTVGGSAAEAIGTWRRDAGGHPSPNAGPVEASFAGALGIRLGGVNVYGTRVEDRHVLGSGRPAAGHDITRARTLARRVGVAAVAVSALIATRSTRRPRRRR, from the coding sequence ATGAGCGGCCGCGCAGCAGGGCTGCTGCTCGGGTTCACCGCCGACCGCGTTCTGGGCGACCCCGCCCGTTGGCACCCGGTCGCCGGCTTCGGACGCGTCGCCACGGCCCTCGAGCACCTCTCGTACGTCGACCGTCGGACGGCAGGCGTCGCGCACGTGGCCGTGCTGGTGGGCGGGGCCGCGGCGCTGGGAGCGCTCGCCGAGCGAGGACCGAGCGTCCTCGGCACCGCCGTCGCCACGTGGGCGGTCCTCGGTGGGACCTCGCTGGACCGCGAGGCGGGCGCCGTCGGCCGGTTGCTCGCGCAGGACCGCCTGGCCGACGCGCGGGTGCAGGTGGCCCGGCTGGTCGGCCGGGACACGAGCGTCCTCGACGAGGCCGGGGTGGCCCGGGCCGCGATCGAGTCGCTCGCGGAGAACACCTCCGACGCGGTCGTCGCGCCGCTCGTGCTGGGCGCGGTCGCCGGCGTCCCGGGACTGCTCGCCTATCGGGCGGCCAACACGCTCGACGCGATGGTGGGCCACCGCAACGAGCGGTACGAGCGGTATGGCTGGGCGGCCGCCCGGCTGGACGACGCGCTCAACCTGCCGGGTGCGCGGCTGACGGCGCTGCTGGCCGCGGCCCTGGCACCGACCGTCGGCGGATCGGCGGCGGAGGCGATCGGGACCTGGCGTCGCGACGCCGGCGGCCACCCGAGCCCCAACGCCGGACCGGTCGAGGCCTCCTTCGCGGGCGCGCTCGGCATCCGGCTCGGCGGCGTCAACGTCTACGGCACCCGGGTCGAGGACCGCCACGTCCTCGGCAGCGGCCGCCCGGCCGCGGGTCACGACATCACCCGGGCCCGGACGCTGGCCCGCCGCGTCGGCGTCGCGGCGGTGGCCGTCTCGGCGCTCATCGCGACGCGATCCACGCGGCGGCCTCGGCGACGTCGCTGA
- the cobN gene encoding cobaltochelatase subunit CobN has product MTRIALLSTSDTDLLSARASGADYVWGNPSRAGHQSMCPEIGTAVEGADLVVARILGSPQDLCDGFRQIRDTGVPTVVLGGEQQPNAELMELSNVPIGVAAEAHRYLAEGGPANLAQLHAFLSDTVLLTGEGFEPPAEIPAWGFCERVSASSTSGALPRVGVLFYRAHQASGNTAFAHALADAIDATGQAVGVPIFSTSLRAAPDELYDALGTLDALVVTVLAAGGSQPATASAGGDDEAWDVERMAALDIPVLQGLCLTSSREEWEASDDGVTPLDSASQIAIPEFDGRIITAPFSFKEIDRDGLPRYVADPERCARVAGIAVNHARLRRVPPADRKVALVLSAYPTKHSRVGNAVGLDTPVSTIRLLRRMRDAGYDLGGPGAIPGLDEDDDTVAGDTLIHALIAAGGQDEEWLTAAQLTESHVRIAADDYRRWTADLPAALMDDVRETWGKAPGSLFVSDADEIVLATITAGNVVLLIQPPRGFGENPVAIYHDPDLAPSHHYLAAYRWLERGFGADAVVHLGKHGSMEWLPGKNAALSAACATDAAIGNMPLIYPFLVNDPGEGAQAKRRAHATIVDHLIPPMARAESYGDIARLEQLLDEYANIAAMDPAKLPAIRGEIWTLMHAAEMHRDLGLDERPEDEEFDDFLLHVDGWLCEIKDAQIRDGLHVLGQAPDGEARVNLVLAILRAAQVWGGETASVPGLRAALGHKEVSTGSTTERVAVDEVEQQARALVERMESRGWVPGAADDLHDDEEVRRVLRFAATQVVPRLGRTTDELDAVLHALDGGFVPAGPSGSPLRGLVNVLPTGRNFYTVDPRAVPSRLAWETGVAMADSLVQRYLDDTGGYPESVGLSVWGTSAMRTSGDDVAEVLALLGVRPEWDEASRRVRDLHVVPLEELGRPRIDVTVRISGFFRDAFPHVVAMLDDAVRLVAGLDEPDDLNFVRAHTRRDLAEHGDERRATTRIFGSKPGSYGAGILQLVESGSWRDDQDLAEVYTAWGGFAYGRDLDGAPAADDMRANYRRIKVAAKNVDTREHDIADSDDYFQYHGGMVATVRALTGSDPQAYVGDSTTPDAVRTRTLQEETNRVFRARVVNPRWIGAMQRHGYKGAFELAATVDYLFGFDATTGVVHDWMYDTLAKEYVLDETNQAFMRQSNPWALRGIVEKLHEAADRGLWESPDPGVLADMQRVYLDLEGELEDR; this is encoded by the coding sequence ATGACCCGCATCGCCCTGCTGTCGACGTCCGACACCGACCTGCTCTCGGCCCGGGCCTCCGGCGCCGATTACGTCTGGGGCAACCCGTCCCGGGCCGGCCACCAGTCGATGTGCCCAGAAATCGGCACCGCGGTCGAGGGCGCGGACCTCGTGGTCGCCCGGATCCTCGGCTCGCCGCAGGACCTCTGCGACGGCTTCCGCCAGATCCGCGACACCGGCGTCCCCACCGTCGTGCTCGGCGGCGAGCAGCAGCCCAACGCCGAACTCATGGAGCTCTCCAACGTCCCGATCGGCGTCGCCGCCGAGGCGCACCGCTACCTCGCCGAGGGCGGCCCAGCCAACCTCGCGCAGCTGCACGCCTTCCTCTCCGACACCGTGCTGCTCACCGGCGAGGGGTTCGAGCCGCCGGCCGAGATCCCGGCGTGGGGGTTCTGCGAGCGGGTCTCGGCAAGCTCGACGAGCGGCGCCCTCCCGCGCGTCGGGGTGCTCTTCTACCGGGCCCACCAGGCCAGCGGGAACACCGCCTTCGCGCACGCCCTGGCCGACGCGATCGACGCGACCGGCCAGGCGGTCGGCGTACCAATCTTCTCCACGTCGCTGCGGGCCGCGCCCGACGAGCTGTACGACGCCCTCGGCACCCTGGACGCCCTCGTGGTGACCGTGCTCGCCGCGGGCGGCAGCCAGCCGGCGACCGCGAGCGCGGGCGGCGACGACGAGGCCTGGGACGTGGAGCGGATGGCCGCCCTCGACATCCCCGTTCTGCAGGGGCTCTGCCTGACCAGCAGCCGCGAGGAGTGGGAGGCGTCCGACGACGGCGTGACCCCGCTGGACTCGGCCAGCCAGATCGCGATCCCGGAGTTCGACGGCCGGATCATCACCGCGCCGTTCTCCTTCAAGGAGATCGACCGGGACGGCCTGCCGCGCTACGTGGCGGACCCGGAGCGCTGCGCCCGCGTGGCCGGCATCGCGGTCAACCACGCGCGATTGCGGCGCGTCCCACCGGCGGACCGGAAGGTCGCGCTGGTGCTCAGCGCCTACCCCACCAAGCACTCGCGGGTCGGCAACGCGGTCGGCCTGGACACCCCGGTCTCCACGATCCGGCTGCTGCGCCGGATGCGGGACGCGGGCTACGACCTGGGCGGACCGGGCGCCATCCCCGGCCTCGACGAGGACGACGACACCGTCGCCGGGGACACCCTCATCCACGCGCTGATCGCCGCCGGCGGCCAGGACGAGGAGTGGCTGACCGCCGCCCAGCTCACCGAGAGCCACGTCCGGATCGCCGCCGACGACTACCGTCGCTGGACCGCCGACCTGCCGGCCGCCCTGATGGACGACGTCAGGGAGACCTGGGGCAAGGCGCCAGGCTCGCTCTTCGTCAGCGACGCCGACGAGATCGTGCTCGCCACGATCACCGCCGGCAACGTCGTGCTGCTCATCCAGCCGCCGCGCGGCTTCGGGGAGAACCCGGTCGCGATCTACCACGACCCCGATCTCGCGCCCTCGCACCACTACCTCGCGGCGTACCGCTGGCTGGAGCGGGGCTTCGGCGCGGACGCCGTCGTCCACCTCGGCAAGCACGGCTCGATGGAGTGGCTGCCCGGCAAGAACGCCGCGCTGTCGGCCGCCTGCGCCACCGACGCGGCGATCGGCAACATGCCGCTGATCTATCCCTTCCTCGTCAACGACCCCGGCGAGGGTGCGCAGGCCAAGCGCCGCGCGCACGCCACGATCGTCGACCACCTGATCCCGCCGATGGCGCGCGCGGAGTCCTACGGCGACATCGCACGGCTCGAGCAGCTGCTCGACGAGTACGCCAACATCGCGGCCATGGACCCGGCCAAGCTGCCGGCGATCCGCGGCGAGATCTGGACGCTCATGCACGCGGCCGAGATGCATCGCGACCTCGGGCTCGACGAGCGGCCGGAGGACGAGGAGTTCGACGACTTCCTGCTGCACGTCGACGGCTGGCTCTGCGAGATCAAGGACGCCCAGATCCGCGACGGGCTGCACGTCCTCGGCCAGGCGCCGGACGGCGAGGCACGGGTGAACCTCGTGCTCGCGATCCTGCGCGCCGCCCAGGTCTGGGGCGGTGAGACCGCGTCCGTGCCGGGGCTGCGTGCGGCGCTCGGGCACAAGGAGGTCTCGACAGGCTCGACCACCGAGAGGGTCGCGGTCGACGAGGTCGAGCAGCAGGCCCGTGCCCTCGTCGAGCGCATGGAGTCGCGCGGCTGGGTGCCCGGGGCGGCCGACGACCTGCACGACGACGAGGAGGTACGCCGCGTCCTGCGGTTCGCCGCCACGCAGGTCGTGCCGCGGCTGGGCCGGACCACCGACGAGCTGGACGCGGTCCTGCACGCACTGGACGGCGGCTTCGTGCCGGCCGGGCCGTCGGGGTCGCCGCTGCGCGGACTGGTCAACGTGCTGCCGACCGGCCGCAACTTCTACACGGTCGACCCGCGGGCCGTGCCGTCCCGGCTGGCCTGGGAGACCGGCGTCGCGATGGCCGACTCGCTCGTCCAGCGCTACCTCGACGACACCGGCGGCTACCCCGAGTCGGTCGGGCTCTCGGTGTGGGGCACCAGCGCGATGCGCACCTCCGGCGACGACGTGGCCGAGGTGCTGGCGCTCCTGGGCGTCCGCCCCGAGTGGGACGAGGCCTCGCGGCGCGTCCGCGACCTGCACGTCGTACCGCTCGAGGAGCTCGGTCGCCCGCGCATCGACGTGACCGTGCGGATCTCGGGCTTCTTCCGCGACGCCTTCCCGCACGTCGTGGCGATGCTGGACGACGCCGTCCGGCTCGTGGCCGGGCTGGACGAGCCGGACGACCTCAACTTCGTGCGCGCGCACACCCGTCGCGACCTCGCCGAGCACGGAGACGAGCGCCGCGCGACGACCCGGATCTTCGGCTCCAAGCCGGGCTCCTACGGCGCGGGCATCCTGCAGCTCGTCGAGTCCGGCTCCTGGCGCGACGACCAGGACCTCGCCGAGGTCTACACGGCGTGGGGCGGCTTCGCCTACGGGCGGGACCTCGACGGGGCCCCGGCGGCCGACGACATGCGCGCGAACTACCGGCGGATCAAGGTGGCGGCCAAGAACGTCGACACCCGCGAGCACGACATCGCCGACAGCGACGACTACTTCCAGTACCACGGCGGCATGGTCGCCACCGTCCGCGCGCTGACCGGCTCCGACCCGCAGGCCTACGTCGGGGACTCGACCACGCCCGACGCCGTCCGGACCCGCACCCTCCAGGAGGAGACGAACCGCGTCTTCCGCGCCCGCGTGGTCAACCCGCGCTGGATCGGGGCGATGCAGCGGCACGGCTACAAGGGCGCCTTCGAGCTCGCCGCGACCGTCGACTACCTCTTCGGCTTCGACGCCACGACGGGCGTGGTGCACGACTGGATGTACGACACCCTCGCGAAGGAGTACGTCCTCGACGAGACCAACCAGGCGTTCATGCGGCAGTCGAACCCGTGGGCGCTGCGCGGCATCGTCGAGAAGCTGCACGAGGCGGCCGACCGCGGGCTGTGGGAGTCGCCGGACCCGGGCGTGCTCGCGGACATGCAGCGGGTCTACCTCGACCTCGAGGGCGAGCTGGAGGACCGATGA
- a CDS encoding cobalt-precorrin-6A reductase, with product MRVLLLGGTAEARELAARLVTDGVDVVSSLAGRVARPRLPIGEVRIGGFGGASGLREHLLAEAYDAVVDATHPFAARISAHAASACAGAGAPLLRLQRPGWSRTPEAVGWHWVATHDEAAAAAASLGDRPFLTVGRQQLGAFVGPLGEHPALVRVVDEPDVVVPLAWRVLLDRGPYALGAELATMREHGTDVLVTKDSGGDHTWPKLAAAAALDVPVVVVRRPAAPAGVGTVSDVAEAAAWIASR from the coding sequence ATGAGGGTGCTGCTGCTCGGCGGGACCGCCGAGGCGCGCGAGCTCGCGGCCCGGCTCGTGACCGACGGCGTCGACGTCGTGTCCTCCCTGGCCGGCCGGGTCGCGCGGCCGCGGCTGCCGATCGGCGAGGTGCGCATCGGCGGCTTCGGTGGTGCCTCCGGCCTCCGCGAGCACCTGCTCGCCGAGGCGTACGACGCGGTCGTCGACGCCACGCACCCCTTCGCTGCCCGGATCTCGGCGCACGCGGCGTCGGCGTGCGCGGGGGCCGGCGCCCCGCTGCTGCGGCTGCAACGGCCGGGCTGGTCACGTACGCCGGAAGCCGTGGGCTGGCACTGGGTCGCCACCCACGACGAGGCGGCCGCGGCCGCGGCGAGCCTGGGCGACCGGCCGTTCCTGACCGTCGGGCGCCAGCAGCTGGGGGCGTTCGTCGGTCCGCTCGGCGAGCACCCGGCGCTGGTGCGCGTCGTCGACGAGCCGGACGTCGTCGTGCCGCTGGCCTGGCGGGTGCTGCTCGACCGCGGCCCCTACGCGCTGGGCGCCGAGCTCGCCACGATGCGCGAGCACGGCACCGACGTGCTCGTCACCAAGGACTCCGGGGGCGACCACACGTGGCCCAAGCTGGCGGCCGCGGCCGCCCTGGACGTCCCGGTCGTGGTGGTCCGCCGACCGGCGGCGCCCGCCGGGGTCGGGACGGTCAGCGACGTCGCCGAGGCCGCCGCGTGGATCGCGTCGCGATGA